Proteins encoded within one genomic window of Jiangella mangrovi:
- a CDS encoding 1-aminocyclopropane-1-carboxylate deaminase codes for MALSDFPRHPLTFGPSPVHPLPRLTAHLGGASIWAKREDCNAGLAYGGNKTRKLEYIVPDVLAQGADTLVSIGGYQSNHTRQVAAVAASLGLKAVLVQERWVDWPDALNDRVGNIMLSRIMGAEVRLDPAGFGIGFKESWTRAIADVEARGGRPYPIPAGASDHRLGGLGFAHWAYEVEQQERDLGVFFDTIVVCAVTGSTQAGMIAGFAALEKAGGRPRRVVGIDASATLDATRDQVARIARNTSELIGLGRPLRDDEITVLPGWAGDEYGIPVESTLDAIRLTGQLEGVILDPVYEGKSMAGLIDLVTSGDIASDATVLYAHLGGQPALNAYSGLFTHTQRVDS; via the coding sequence ATGGCGCTCTCCGACTTCCCGCGCCACCCGCTGACCTTCGGGCCGAGCCCCGTCCACCCGCTGCCGCGGCTGACCGCGCACCTGGGCGGCGCGAGCATCTGGGCCAAGCGCGAGGACTGCAACGCCGGCCTGGCCTACGGCGGCAACAAGACCCGCAAACTCGAGTACATCGTCCCCGACGTGCTGGCGCAGGGGGCCGACACGCTGGTCTCGATCGGCGGCTACCAGTCCAACCACACCCGCCAGGTCGCCGCCGTCGCCGCGTCGCTCGGGCTGAAGGCCGTGCTCGTCCAGGAGCGCTGGGTCGACTGGCCCGACGCGCTGAACGACCGCGTCGGCAACATCATGCTCAGCCGCATCATGGGCGCCGAGGTGCGCCTCGACCCGGCCGGCTTCGGCATCGGCTTCAAGGAGTCCTGGACCCGCGCGATCGCGGACGTCGAAGCGCGCGGCGGCCGGCCGTACCCGATCCCGGCCGGTGCGTCGGACCACCGGCTCGGCGGCCTCGGCTTCGCCCACTGGGCCTACGAGGTCGAGCAGCAGGAGCGTGACCTGGGCGTCTTCTTCGACACGATCGTCGTCTGCGCGGTCACCGGCTCGACCCAGGCCGGCATGATCGCCGGCTTCGCCGCGCTCGAGAAGGCAGGAGGACGCCCACGCCGCGTCGTCGGCATCGACGCCAGTGCCACCCTCGACGCCACCCGCGACCAGGTCGCCCGCATCGCGCGGAACACGTCCGAGCTCATCGGTCTCGGCCGGCCGCTGCGCGACGACGAGATCACCGTCCTGCCCGGCTGGGCCGGCGACGAGTACGGCATCCCGGTGGAGTCGACGCTCGACGCCATCCGGCTCACCGGGCAGCTCGAGGGCGTCATCCTCGACCCGGTCTACGAGGGCAAGTCCATGGCCGGCCTGATCGACCTCGTGACCAGCGGCGACATCGCATCAGACGCGACGGTTCTCTACGCCCACCTGGGCGGCCAGCCGGCGCTCAACGCCTACAGCGGGCTGTTCACCCACACTCAGCGCGTGGATAGCTGA
- a CDS encoding ABC transporter permease: protein MAGVVTARGRAAVVAYLRRDVVTSLVALAAGAVVWELAARVLRAEWLPTFSAVVQRIGDLTGDPRFTDAVVESLRQVVVGYLIAVVLGVGVGVAMGLNAYVDTALKYFLDLALFVPPIIMAPVFLIVFGLSDTTLLSIVVLFASTVIAVNTRAAVAGAELQLRDVGRVFGAGRWTVIGRIVLPAALPLIFVGLHLGIARAVKGMIVGQLFLAVIGIGALSARYQQAFDATGTWSVAVVVIGMSLLLSWLIKIVDVLANNWAYGGADDEDR from the coding sequence ATGGCTGGAGTCGTAACCGCCCGCGGGCGTGCCGCCGTCGTCGCCTACCTGCGCCGCGACGTCGTGACGAGCCTCGTCGCGCTGGCCGCGGGCGCCGTCGTGTGGGAGCTCGCGGCGCGGGTGCTCCGGGCGGAGTGGCTGCCGACGTTCAGCGCCGTCGTGCAGCGGATCGGCGACCTCACCGGTGACCCGCGGTTCACCGACGCCGTCGTCGAGAGCCTGCGCCAGGTGGTCGTCGGCTACCTGATCGCCGTCGTCCTCGGGGTGGGCGTGGGGGTGGCCATGGGGCTCAACGCCTACGTGGACACGGCGCTGAAGTACTTCCTGGACCTGGCGCTGTTCGTCCCGCCGATCATCATGGCGCCGGTGTTCCTCATCGTCTTCGGCCTGTCCGACACGACGCTGCTCTCGATCGTCGTGCTGTTCGCGTCGACGGTGATCGCGGTCAACACGCGGGCGGCGGTCGCGGGCGCGGAGCTGCAGCTGCGCGACGTCGGGCGGGTGTTCGGCGCCGGCCGGTGGACGGTCATCGGCCGCATCGTCCTGCCCGCCGCGCTGCCGCTGATCTTCGTCGGGCTGCACCTGGGCATCGCGCGGGCGGTGAAGGGCATGATCGTCGGCCAGCTCTTCCTGGCGGTCATCGGCATCGGAGCGCTGTCCGCGCGGTACCAGCAGGCCTTCGACGCGACCGGCACCTGGAGCGTCGCCGTCGTCGTCATCGGCATGTCACTGCTGCTGAGCTGGCTGATCAAGATCGTTGATGTCCTGGCCAACAACTGGGCGTACGGAGGCGCGGATGACGAGGATCGATAG
- a CDS encoding SDR family oxidoreductase, whose translation MADPLFSVADKVVAVSGGLGQIGAEFVRAFHERDARVAVLSRDVDPERARSVLGDLAGSDRLALVPVDVTEKEAVEAALASIEELWDVPDALINNAGLDTQPSAPAQASGPFEDFPEELFREVVDVDLVGTFLMTQAFGAAMRRVGKSGSIVNVGSIYGLVSPVQEIYAHLGAETGVPFVKPVAASAAKAGIYNLTRYCATYWAQHGIRVNTLTPAGVARDTQDAQFQANYTARIPIGRMAEADEYNGAAIFLVADASRYMTGANLVVDGGWTAW comes from the coding sequence ATGGCGGATCCCCTCTTCTCGGTCGCGGACAAGGTCGTCGCCGTCTCCGGCGGGCTCGGGCAGATCGGCGCGGAGTTCGTGCGCGCGTTCCACGAGCGCGACGCCAGGGTGGCGGTCCTCTCCCGCGATGTCGACCCCGAGCGGGCCCGGTCCGTGCTCGGCGACCTCGCGGGCAGTGACCGGCTCGCGCTGGTCCCCGTCGACGTCACTGAGAAGGAGGCCGTCGAGGCGGCGCTGGCGAGCATCGAGGAGCTCTGGGACGTCCCCGACGCGCTGATCAACAATGCCGGTCTCGACACCCAGCCGAGCGCGCCGGCGCAGGCGTCCGGTCCGTTCGAGGACTTCCCCGAGGAGCTCTTCCGGGAGGTCGTCGACGTCGACCTGGTCGGCACGTTCCTCATGACGCAGGCCTTCGGCGCCGCGATGCGCCGGGTCGGCAAGTCCGGTTCCATCGTCAACGTCGGCTCGATCTACGGCCTGGTCTCGCCGGTCCAGGAGATCTACGCCCATCTCGGGGCCGAGACCGGCGTCCCGTTCGTCAAGCCGGTTGCCGCCAGCGCCGCGAAGGCCGGCATCTACAACCTCACCCGCTACTGCGCCACCTACTGGGCGCAGCACGGCATCCGCGTCAACACCCTCACCCCGGCCGGCGTCGCCCGCGACACCCAGGACGCGCAGTTCCAGGCCAACTACACCGCGCGCATCCCCATCGGGCGCATGGCCGAGGCCGACGAGTACAACGGCGCCGCGATCTTCCTGGTCGCCGACGCGTCGCGCTACATGACCGGCGCCAACCTCGTCGTCGACGGCGGCTGGACGGCCTGGTAG
- a CDS encoding RNA polymerase sigma-70 factor: MSEDAATDAFVAHRNLLFTVAYEMLGSAADAEDVLQETWLRWSGVDQSTVRDPRAYLVRVATRQALTRLRTLHRRKEDYVGPWLPEPLLTAPDVADDVELADSVSMAMLLVLETLTPTERAVFVLRDVFALEYDEIAGAVDKTPAAVRQIAHRARGHVAARRPRTAASRADTRAALDAFQRAIDTGDLQGLLDILAPDVVALGDGGGVAQAVRKPVVGAKKVGNLLRAGLTRFGAGMTVEPVQVNGHPALLARIDGRVDGILTVRVDDGLVSGLYYVRNPDKLSRIEQETTVTR; this comes from the coding sequence ATGAGTGAGGACGCGGCCACCGATGCGTTCGTCGCGCACCGGAACCTGCTGTTCACCGTCGCGTACGAGATGCTCGGCTCGGCGGCCGATGCCGAGGACGTGCTGCAGGAGACCTGGCTGCGCTGGTCCGGGGTCGACCAGAGCACCGTGCGCGACCCGCGCGCCTACCTGGTCCGGGTCGCGACGAGGCAGGCGCTGACCCGGCTGCGCACCCTGCACCGGCGCAAGGAGGACTACGTCGGCCCCTGGCTGCCCGAGCCGCTGCTCACGGCGCCCGACGTCGCCGACGACGTGGAACTCGCCGACAGCGTCTCGATGGCGATGCTGCTGGTCCTCGAGACCCTCACCCCCACCGAGCGGGCCGTGTTCGTGCTGCGCGACGTGTTCGCGCTCGAGTACGACGAGATCGCCGGCGCCGTCGACAAGACCCCGGCCGCCGTCCGGCAGATCGCCCACCGCGCCCGCGGCCACGTCGCCGCCCGCCGGCCACGCACGGCCGCCTCGCGGGCCGACACCCGCGCGGCGCTCGACGCGTTCCAGCGCGCCATCGACACCGGTGACCTGCAGGGGCTGCTCGACATCCTGGCGCCGGACGTGGTCGCGCTCGGCGACGGCGGCGGCGTCGCGCAGGCGGTCCGCAAGCCCGTCGTCGGGGCGAAGAAGGTCGGCAACCTGCTCCGCGCCGGGCTCACGCGGTTCGGCGCCGGCATGACCGTCGAGCCGGTGCAGGTCAACGGGCACCCGGCGCTGCTGGCCCGGATCGACGGGCGGGTCGACGGGATCCTGACGGTGCGGGTCGACGACGGCCTGGTGAGCGGCCTCTACTACGTGCGCAACCCCGACAAGCTGTCGCGGATCGAACAGGAGACGACGGTCACCCGCTGA
- a CDS encoding bifunctional 3'-5' exonuclease/DNA polymerase, giving the protein MQPVVVPEPDGTVRVGERRVAAGELPAVVRETAAEARWTWDDTNRWYPGLLAAGVRVERAHDLRLSHRILRQSALTDWPSGDDETAAPGPWDLMNPTTLIAAADAPAMLFGGPGERKETAAEPDPVAELRLQNEVVAASAASGRLRLLLAAESAGALIAVELFHTGLPWLADVHDAILTEALGPRPRLGERPAKLEELAGRIRAAIDAPASLNPDSHRDLLKAMERAGVGARTLRKWELENIDHPVVEPLLEYKSLYRLLTANGWTWLDAWVRDGRFRSEYVVGGVVTGRWASSGGGALQLPKNVRGAVVADPGWTFVVADAAQLEPRVLAGMAADEVMAAAGIGPDGRGADMYAGIVASGAVATRELAKVGMLGAMYGGTTGSSGQVLPRLAKAFPRSLAFVDEAARAGERGEIVTTHLGRSSPPPGATWHELQAGAYQDDAGEDDVAKARSYSRGWGRFTRNFVVQGTAAEWAMCWLASIRRRLWALGIDDGVSGAAGRVPAPFAGRPHLVLFLHDEVVVHTPAALADAVADEVRAAAAEAGRLLFGDFPVQFPLSVAVADRYADAK; this is encoded by the coding sequence GTGCAGCCCGTCGTCGTCCCCGAGCCCGATGGCACCGTCCGTGTCGGCGAGCGGCGGGTCGCGGCGGGCGAGCTGCCCGCCGTCGTCCGCGAGACAGCCGCGGAGGCGCGCTGGACCTGGGACGACACCAACCGGTGGTACCCGGGGCTGCTCGCCGCGGGGGTGCGGGTCGAGCGGGCCCACGACCTGCGGCTCTCGCACCGGATCCTGCGGCAGTCGGCGCTCACCGACTGGCCGTCGGGCGACGACGAAACAGCGGCGCCCGGCCCGTGGGACCTCATGAACCCGACGACGCTGATCGCCGCCGCCGACGCGCCGGCCATGTTGTTCGGCGGCCCGGGCGAGCGGAAGGAGACCGCGGCCGAGCCGGACCCCGTCGCCGAGCTCCGGCTACAGAACGAGGTCGTCGCCGCGTCGGCCGCGAGCGGGCGGCTGCGGCTGCTGCTGGCGGCGGAGTCGGCGGGCGCGCTGATCGCGGTCGAGCTGTTCCACACCGGGCTGCCCTGGCTGGCCGACGTCCACGACGCGATCCTCACCGAGGCGCTCGGGCCGCGGCCGCGGCTGGGCGAGCGGCCCGCGAAGCTCGAGGAGCTGGCCGGCCGCATCCGCGCCGCCATCGACGCCCCGGCCAGCCTCAACCCCGACTCGCACCGCGACCTGCTCAAGGCCATGGAGCGCGCGGGGGTCGGCGCGCGGACGCTGCGCAAGTGGGAGCTCGAGAACATCGACCACCCCGTCGTCGAGCCGCTGCTGGAGTACAAGTCGCTGTACCGGCTGCTCACCGCCAACGGCTGGACCTGGCTCGACGCGTGGGTGCGCGACGGGCGGTTCCGCAGCGAGTACGTCGTCGGCGGCGTCGTCACCGGCCGGTGGGCGTCCAGCGGCGGCGGGGCGCTGCAGCTGCCGAAGAACGTGCGCGGCGCGGTCGTCGCCGACCCCGGCTGGACCTTCGTCGTCGCCGACGCCGCGCAGCTGGAGCCGCGGGTGCTCGCCGGCATGGCCGCCGACGAGGTCATGGCGGCGGCCGGCATCGGGCCCGACGGCCGGGGCGCGGACATGTACGCCGGCATCGTCGCGTCCGGCGCGGTGGCGACGCGCGAGCTGGCGAAGGTCGGCATGCTCGGCGCGATGTACGGCGGCACCACCGGGTCCAGCGGCCAGGTGCTACCGCGGCTCGCCAAGGCGTTCCCGCGGTCGCTGGCGTTCGTCGACGAGGCGGCGCGGGCGGGGGAGCGGGGAGAGATCGTCACGACGCACCTCGGGCGCAGCTCGCCGCCGCCGGGCGCCACGTGGCACGAGCTGCAGGCCGGCGCCTACCAGGACGACGCCGGCGAGGACGACGTCGCGAAGGCCCGGTCGTACTCGCGCGGGTGGGGCCGGTTCACCCGCAACTTCGTCGTCCAGGGCACGGCCGCCGAGTGGGCGATGTGCTGGCTGGCGTCGATCCGGCGGCGGTTGTGGGCGCTGGGTATCGACGACGGCGTCAGCGGTGCGGCCGGGCGCGTCCCGGCCCCGTTCGCCGGGCGGCCGCACCTCGTCCTCTTCCTGCACGACGAGGTGGTCGTGCACACCCCGGCGGCGCTCGCCGACGCCGTCGCCGACGAGGTCCGGGCCGCGGCGGCCGAGGCGGGCCGGCTGCTGTTCGGCGACTTCCCCGTGCAGTTCCCGCTGAGCGTCGCCGTCGCCGACCGCTACGCCGACGCCAAGTGA
- a CDS encoding ABC transporter ATP-binding protein: MGTGLRHGTAHVEISGVGRTFASRGRRGQGDHVALADVSLSIRRSEFLVIVGPSGCGKTTLLRMVAGLTKATTGTITIGGRPIEGPGPDRSMVFQQAALLPWLSVTDNVAFGLRMQGLSVKERTARAAELIELVGLQGFDQHLPRELSGGMQQRVGLARALAVDPKILLMDEPFGALDEITRRQLQGELLRIWAADQKTSLFVTHSVEEAVLLADRVVIMGTNPGRIVAEIAVGLPRPRTKDVTQTAEFQELRNEVWRWLES, from the coding sequence ATGGGAACAGGTCTGCGACACGGCACGGCGCACGTCGAGATCTCGGGCGTGGGCCGGACCTTCGCGAGCCGCGGCCGACGGGGTCAGGGCGACCACGTGGCGCTCGCCGACGTCAGCCTCTCGATCCGGCGCTCGGAGTTCCTGGTCATCGTCGGGCCGAGCGGCTGTGGCAAGACCACGCTGCTGAGGATGGTCGCCGGCCTGACAAAGGCGACCACCGGCACCATCACCATCGGCGGCCGCCCGATCGAGGGGCCGGGCCCGGACCGGTCGATGGTCTTCCAGCAGGCGGCGCTGCTGCCGTGGCTGAGCGTCACCGACAACGTCGCGTTCGGCCTGCGCATGCAGGGGCTCTCGGTCAAGGAGCGCACCGCCCGCGCCGCCGAGCTGATCGAGCTGGTCGGCCTCCAGGGCTTCGACCAGCACCTGCCCCGGGAGCTCTCCGGCGGCATGCAGCAGCGCGTCGGCCTGGCCCGGGCGCTCGCCGTCGACCCGAAGATCCTGCTGATGGACGAGCCGTTCGGCGCGCTGGACGAGATCACCCGGCGCCAGTTGCAGGGCGAGCTGCTGCGCATCTGGGCGGCGGACCAGAAGACCAGCCTGTTCGTCACCCACAGCGTCGAGGAGGCGGTCCTGCTCGCCGACCGCGTCGTGATCATGGGCACGAACCCGGGCCGAATCGTCGCGGAGATCGCCGTCGGCCTGCCAAGACCGCGCACCAAGGACGTCACCCAGACGGCCGAGTTCCAGGAGCTGCGGAACGAGGTGTGGCGATGGCTGGAGTCGTAA
- a CDS encoding ABC transporter permease subunit: MAAGTAAVTATAAGFRLRPLAALLPLAVLAAGVLVWDLVIVGRGNFATPTAGEVLAAIPRVFTSSAAWQALWTSDLSLLAGYLIAAALGVPVGLLMARNATLDRVLMPYLEIAVVIPMAVMMPVVMIALGLTRTAQIVVIVLFALPFIVAATRGGARTIPRAWIDMGRVFGATESQTWRHVLVPGSIATVVAGLRLGFAQALTGLVTVELTLIALGIGTQIISYQSHFQSADLFAFVGLLMLQSVLVIAGLHALQARVEKR, translated from the coding sequence GTGGCGGCCGGAACTGCAGCTGTGACGGCGACGGCGGCCGGCTTCCGCCTGCGGCCGCTTGCCGCCCTGCTCCCGCTGGCGGTGCTCGCCGCCGGGGTGCTGGTGTGGGACCTGGTGATCGTGGGGCGGGGGAACTTCGCCACCCCGACGGCCGGCGAGGTGCTCGCGGCGATCCCGCGGGTCTTCACGTCCTCGGCGGCGTGGCAGGCGCTCTGGACGAGCGACCTGTCGCTGCTGGCGGGCTACCTGATCGCCGCCGCGCTCGGGGTGCCGGTGGGCCTGCTGATGGCCCGCAACGCCACGCTCGACCGGGTCCTCATGCCGTACCTCGAGATCGCGGTGGTCATCCCGATGGCGGTGATGATGCCGGTGGTCATGATCGCCCTCGGTCTCACCCGGACCGCGCAGATCGTGGTGATCGTGCTCTTCGCGCTGCCGTTCATCGTCGCGGCCACCCGCGGCGGCGCCCGGACCATCCCGCGGGCGTGGATCGACATGGGCCGGGTGTTCGGCGCCACCGAGTCGCAGACCTGGCGGCACGTCCTGGTCCCCGGCTCGATCGCGACGGTGGTGGCGGGACTCCGGCTCGGCTTCGCCCAGGCGCTGACGGGTCTGGTCACCGTCGAGCTGACCCTCATCGCGCTCGGCATCGGGACCCAGATCATCAGCTACCAGTCGCACTTCCAGTCCGCCGACCTGTTCGCGTTCGTCGGGCTGCTCATGCTCCAGTCCGTCCTCGTCATCGCGGGACTGCACGCCCTTCAAGCACGGGTCGAGAAGCGCTGA
- a CDS encoding ABC transporter substrate-binding protein, with protein MSRAILSGIELEFDRWRFAMQKSRVRRVRHTTLQLSALLLATGLFAVACGDGDEGASAGAAGEGDVDTTPVVIAWNSTPDESYLPLLMAIDAMQEQGYDIEAQVMSGSDVSFQSLGANQIQFTADSLPPAALSVEQGAPIKAIGTRNANLVVWVAEKDFEDCADLDGEQVGIYSETGGYTVLMRMYFDQECAGVEPQYTTIPDSPLRAQAVAEGRIKGTALGLPDAVKLQDEYGADAFFVVPLRESLPGVGDEYVYTNDQTLEEHPAIVEALLTAQLEAIRSIYDDPDSLDELVPQFLPDAPDASVAKQFAEDQIWYANGGLGGPGLENTLEAFDLPGSPDDLQAPDPLAAVIDEISTSSLTEF; from the coding sequence ATGAGTCGCGCGATCTTGTCCGGTATCGAGCTCGAGTTCGACCGCTGGAGGTTCGCCATGCAGAAGAGTCGTGTTCGCCGAGTTCGCCACACCACGCTGCAACTGAGTGCATTGTTGCTGGCCACAGGCCTGTTCGCCGTCGCTTGCGGTGACGGCGACGAGGGCGCGAGCGCCGGGGCCGCCGGCGAGGGAGACGTCGACACCACGCCCGTGGTGATCGCCTGGAACTCCACTCCGGACGAGTCCTACCTTCCCCTGCTGATGGCCATCGACGCCATGCAGGAGCAGGGATACGACATCGAGGCGCAGGTGATGTCGGGCTCCGACGTCAGCTTCCAGAGCCTCGGCGCCAACCAGATCCAGTTCACCGCCGACTCACTCCCGCCCGCCGCGCTCAGCGTCGAGCAGGGTGCGCCGATCAAGGCGATCGGCACCCGCAACGCCAACCTCGTCGTCTGGGTCGCCGAGAAGGACTTCGAGGACTGCGCCGACCTGGACGGCGAGCAGGTCGGCATCTACTCCGAGACCGGCGGCTACACCGTCCTCATGCGCATGTACTTCGACCAGGAGTGCGCCGGGGTGGAGCCGCAGTACACCACCATCCCGGACTCCCCGCTGCGGGCGCAGGCCGTCGCCGAGGGCCGGATCAAGGGCACCGCCCTGGGCCTGCCGGACGCGGTGAAGCTGCAGGACGAGTACGGCGCGGACGCGTTCTTCGTCGTGCCGCTGCGCGAGAGCCTGCCCGGCGTCGGCGACGAGTACGTCTACACCAACGACCAGACGCTCGAGGAGCACCCGGCGATCGTCGAGGCGCTGCTGACGGCCCAGCTGGAGGCGATCCGGTCGATCTACGACGACCCGGACTCGCTGGACGAGCTGGTGCCACAGTTCCTGCCCGACGCCCCGGACGCGTCGGTGGCCAAGCAGTTCGCCGAGGACCAGATCTGGTACGCCAACGGCGGCCTCGGCGGACCCGGGCTGGAGAACACGCTCGAGGCGTTCGACCTGCCTGGATCGCCGGACGACCTGCAGGCGCCCGATCCGCTGGCCGCCGTCATCGACGAGATCTCGACCTCCTCGCTCACGGAGTTCTAG
- a CDS encoding family 20 glycosylhydrolase — MTDLVPLPLTHDPRPGVFAAGPGLVIGADGDAQPAARLLHDAVRGAGVVPADDPAASVVLRLTEPVLGSPEGYRLTVAPDRVLIEGGTPAALARAVQTFRQLLLSSPAPGNAVGCCLVEDAPRFRWRGVHLDVARHFMPVSFVLKLIDVAALHRLNVLHLHLTDDQGWRLEVPSRPRLTEVGAWRAETVVGKNTGEYDGTPHGGFYTVDDLREIVAYAARRHVTVVPEIDLPGHVQAALAAYPELGNTGEPVEVRRTWGISDHVLAPTDEALGFAREVLRAVLDVFPSPWIHLGGDEVPRTEWRASPAAAARAAELGLGSVDELQSWFLRALHDDVTAAGRRVVGWDEVVDDGGMPADTVVMAWRNLAKGGEALAAGHEVVLAPCEVTYLDYYQAAGPDEPLAAGPVVTVDDVAAWDPVAGLDPALLGRVLGVQGQLWTEYMPTPDAVEYQAFPRLAALAEVGWTAAARRDPADLLRRLRAHERRLDALDVHYRPLDGPRA; from the coding sequence GTGACCGATCTCGTCCCGCTGCCGTTGACCCACGACCCTCGACCCGGCGTGTTCGCCGCTGGACCCGGCCTGGTCATCGGTGCCGACGGCGACGCCCAGCCGGCCGCACGGTTGCTGCACGACGCGGTGCGCGGCGCGGGGGTCGTCCCTGCCGACGACCCCGCCGCCTCCGTCGTCCTGCGGCTGACCGAACCCGTTCTCGGCAGCCCCGAGGGCTACCGGCTCACCGTCGCGCCCGACCGGGTGTTGATCGAGGGCGGCACCCCCGCGGCGCTGGCCCGCGCCGTCCAGACGTTCCGCCAGCTGCTGCTGTCTTCACCCGCACCCGGAAATGCTGTCGGCTGCTGCCTCGTCGAGGACGCGCCCCGCTTCCGCTGGCGCGGCGTCCATCTGGACGTCGCGCGGCACTTCATGCCGGTGTCGTTCGTGCTGAAGCTGATCGACGTCGCGGCGCTGCACCGGCTCAACGTGCTGCACCTGCACCTGACCGACGACCAGGGCTGGCGCCTCGAGGTGCCGTCGCGGCCGCGGCTCACCGAGGTCGGCGCCTGGCGAGCCGAGACCGTCGTCGGCAAGAACACCGGCGAGTACGACGGCACCCCGCACGGCGGCTTCTACACCGTCGACGACCTGCGCGAGATCGTCGCCTACGCCGCCCGGCGGCACGTCACCGTCGTCCCCGAGATCGACCTGCCCGGCCATGTCCAGGCGGCGCTGGCCGCGTACCCGGAGCTCGGCAACACCGGCGAGCCGGTCGAGGTGCGCCGCACCTGGGGCATCTCCGACCACGTGCTGGCGCCCACCGACGAGGCGCTCGGCTTCGCCCGCGAGGTGCTGCGGGCCGTCCTCGACGTCTTCCCGAGCCCGTGGATCCACCTCGGCGGCGACGAGGTCCCGCGCACCGAGTGGCGCGCCAGCCCAGCCGCCGCCGCCCGTGCCGCCGAGCTGGGGCTGGGCTCGGTCGACGAGCTGCAGAGCTGGTTCCTGCGCGCACTCCACGACGACGTGACCGCGGCCGGCCGGCGGGTGGTCGGCTGGGACGAGGTCGTCGACGACGGCGGCATGCCCGCGGACACCGTCGTCATGGCCTGGCGGAACCTCGCGAAGGGCGGCGAGGCGCTCGCGGCCGGCCACGAGGTCGTGCTGGCCCCGTGCGAGGTGACCTACCTCGACTACTACCAGGCCGCCGGCCCGGACGAGCCGCTCGCCGCCGGCCCCGTCGTCACCGTCGACGACGTCGCGGCCTGGGACCCGGTGGCCGGCCTCGACCCCGCACTGCTCGGGCGGGTGCTCGGGGTGCAGGGCCAGCTCTGGACCGAGTACATGCCCACCCCCGACGCCGTCGAGTACCAGGCCTTCCCGCGGCTCGCCGCCCTGGCCGAGGTGGGGTGGACGGCGGCCGCTCGCCGCGACCCCGCGGACCTGCTGCGCCGGCTGCGCGCCCACGAGCGGCGCCTCGACGCCCTCGACGTCCACTACCGGCCGCTCGACGGGCCGCGCGCCTAG
- a CDS encoding GntR family transcriptional regulator, which produces MPIPAEPAAAIDRRLLRDDVYRRLRDAIVEGQLAPGEQLRDGELATWLGVSRTPVREALLRLGEAGLVVARPGRSTTVSSIEERDVRDARDVVAAMHEVAVREAVAGLTETDLAAMRAANGRFHAAVQHGDVDAALAADDELHGVPVVVAANRAVAVVLEQFTPVLRRAERLRFSTLGGRASVARHEELIDLCAAGDAGRAAAVAFDTWHSLPTAREGG; this is translated from the coding sequence ATGCCCATTCCTGCAGAACCCGCCGCCGCGATCGACCGGCGGTTGCTGCGCGACGACGTGTACCGGCGGTTGCGCGACGCGATCGTCGAGGGGCAGCTCGCCCCCGGTGAGCAACTGCGCGACGGTGAGCTGGCGACCTGGCTCGGGGTGAGCCGCACGCCGGTGCGCGAGGCGCTGCTGCGGCTGGGCGAGGCCGGGCTGGTGGTCGCGCGGCCGGGCCGGTCGACGACCGTCAGCTCGATCGAGGAGCGCGACGTCCGCGATGCGCGGGACGTGGTCGCGGCCATGCACGAGGTCGCCGTCCGCGAGGCCGTCGCCGGCCTGACCGAGACCGACCTCGCCGCCATGCGGGCCGCGAACGGACGGTTCCACGCGGCCGTCCAGCACGGCGACGTCGACGCGGCGCTCGCGGCCGACGACGAACTGCACGGCGTCCCCGTCGTCGTAGCCGCGAACCGGGCGGTCGCCGTCGTCCTCGAGCAGTTCACGCCGGTACTGCGCCGGGCCGAGCGGCTGCGGTTCTCGACGCTCGGCGGCCGGGCGTCGGTCGCGCGGCACGAGGAGCTCATCGACCTCTGCGCCGCCGGTGACGCCGGGCGCGCGGCCGCCGTCGCCTTCGACACCTGGCACTCCCTGCCCACGGCCCGGGAAGGGGGCTGA